The Candidatus Eremiobacteraceae bacterium genome segment TGTCTTCGACTCGATGAAGACCGAGATGCTGGGCGTGGTGCGCCGCTATCTCGACATCGACGAGCGTGGCCTCGACGTCCATTTCGAGAACGCCGAGCGCCAGTTCATGCTGCTCGCCAACATCCCGGTGCTCAAGGTGCGCCCGCTCGCGGAGAGCGGCAACGGCGCAGCCGCCGCCGATGGCACCAACGGCGCAAACGGAGCCAATGGCGGGTTCCTGTTCGAGGCCTCGGGCACGCCGCCGCGCTCACGCCGGCGCAAACGCCGGCGCAAACACCATCCTCAAGACCAAGGCCCGCAGCCGCCCGGAGAACCGCCGCAGTAGCGCGCTCACGGCTCATCGAAGGCTCGGCTCCCATGCTCGAGCGTCCGTGGTATCTATCCTTTAACTATCCGCTCGCCGCGTCCGCGATCGCGCTCGGCGCCTTCGGCTTGGTCGTCATCAAGAGCGCCACGCTGCACGAGCAGGGCGGCCACAGCGACTTCATGCACCAGGCGGTCTACCTGGCGCTCGGCGTCATCGCCATGCTGGCGCTCGCGTTCATCGACTATCACATCTGGCAGCGGCTCGCCTGGCCCATCTACATCGTCGACATCCTGATGCTCGCGGCCGTCGCGTTGGCGGGCCATCAGGCGCTCGGCGCGCAGCGCTGGATCGGGGTCGGACCATTCGTGTTCCAACCGTCCGAGCCGGCCAAGCTGTTCACTATCCTCGCGCTGGGCGCAGTGCTCGCCGATCCGCGCCGCAGCTGGTCGCGCCTGCGCGATCTGTGGCTGCCGCTCGTGATCGTCGCCATCCCAGCCGCGCTCGTGATGAAGCAGCCGGACCTCGGCACCGCGCTCGTCCTCATGGCGATCTTGAGCGCGATGCTGTTCTTCGCATTGCCGAATCTGCTGCACTTCGCGGCGTATGCGGCGACCGTCACCGCGGCGGGCGCGATCGCCGTGATGACGCCTTACTTCTTAAGAGGCTACCAGCGCCAGCGGCTGTTGGTGTTCTTGGACCCCAAGCATGATCCGCAAGGAGCGGGCTGGAGCCTCATCCAGTCCAAGATCGCGGTCGGTTCAGGCGAGCTGACCGGCAAGGGGTTGTATCACGGAACGCAGACCCAGCTCGGCTTCGTGCCCGAGCATGCGACCGATTTCATCTTCGCGGTGATCGGCGAAGAGCTGGGGTTTCTCGGTGCGATGCTCTTGCTCGGGCTCTACGCTGTGCTGCTGGGTACGGGAACGCTCGCGGTGAGCGCCGCGCGCGACAAGTTCGGCGTGCTGGTCGCCGCCGGGATCATCGCGATGTTCGCCTTCCATATCCTGGTGAACATCGGCATGACGGTGGGCATCATGCCGGTCACCGGCATCCCGCTGCCCTTTATCTCCTACGGCGGCTCCAGCCTGATCACGTGCTTCATGGCGGTGGGCATCCTGCTCAACATCCACCTGCAGCGCGACAAGATGCAGTTCGACTAGTCCTCGCTACGGACCGAACGCGACGCCTGTCGCTGCCCCAGTCCCGCCGACCAGAGGCACGCTCACCGCAACCGCTGAGGCGGCCGAAAACGGCGGCGAATACTCGTTCACGTGCTGGTTGAAATCGGGCACCCATAGGTTGCCGCTCGAATCGAACGCCGGGAACGCCCCGATGGCGCTGCCGAACGAGAACGCGGGCGTTTCGCCGTTGGTGAACGGCGGGTGGAAAACTGCGATGCCGCCCGGCGCCTGCTCGATCGCAGCGTAGAGGTTGCCGGCGCTGTCAAAAGCGACGCCTTGGCCAGGACCCGCGAGCGGGATCGTCGCGAACGGCATGCTGGTGATGGTCAGCGGCGTGTTGTAGACGAGCACGTTATGCGAGGCCTCCTGACCGACCGCCATGTGTCCTGCTCCGTCGAAAGCTGTGCCGGTCGCGTCGGTCAAGCCGTTGGCGTTGGTCAGCGTGAGGGCGGGGACGGACGAGCTCGTGAACGGCGCGGAATATTCGTACAGGTGACTGGCTGCTCCGCTCCGGTCGCCGATCCAGATGTCGCCAGCTGGGTCGAGCGAGAGCGTGTACGGGTTCTCCAGCGGGCCTGTCCCGCCGAGAGGCATCTGTTGGACCGCCACAGAAATACACCGTAAGCCGGGCCATAATGCCGGAGGCCCAAAGCGCGACCCGTTGCACACCTGGCGCCGCACAGTCCCAATGTTAGAGGACGCCGCCAGAGAGAAAAGTTTTCGAAGCCCTCTCGCACACGCAACGACTCACCGCGACGAAGCTCCTCCGGCCGCTCCCACGATGTGGAGCGCCCAGCCGCGGACACGCACCGCTTGAGCCGGCTGCAGGAAACGCAGCCAGCCGCTCGCGGGCCAACGCCGCACTGACCGGTTTTGGAGCGATACATTTCACGATCGACGACCGCGGGCAGACGGCCCGCGCTCACACTCAACCACACCGGATTCCGCCGCGTCCGATCTTCGATCGGCACGCGCTTTTCACTTTGCTTCTCTAAAGGTAGACTTTTTTGAAAACCGAGATCCTCATCTCAACCGACGACTGGGAGAACCGCGTCGCCGTCCTGGAAGAAGGCGCGCTTGCTGAGATCTACTTCGAACGCGAAGAAAAGGTCATCGGCTCGATCTACAAAGGCCGGATCGAGAACGTCCTGCCCGGCATGGGCGCGTGCTTCGTCAATATCGGCCTCGGCCGCAACGCCTTTCTCTACGTAGACGACATCCGCCGCGACCCGATCAACATCGGGGAAGAGGAGATGACCGAGCGCCGCCGCGGGCATACCGTCGGCGAGCTGCTCAAGGTCGGCGACGAGATCCTCGTCCAGATCGTCAAAGAGCCGCGCGGCCTCAAGGGCGCGCGCGTCTCGACCAACATCTCCCTGCCGGGCCGCTATCTCGTGCTCATGCCGACCGGGCGCTATTCGGGCGTCTCCTCGCGCATCGAGGACGAGAAGGAGCGCGAACGCCTCAAGCTGGTCATGCGCCGCCTGCGCCCCGAAGGCATGGCGACCATCGTGCGCACCGCGGCTGCGGGCGTCAGCGAGGCCGAGCTGCTGGCCGACATCGGCGTGCAAGTGCGCCTATGGCATAGCATCCTCGAATCGTATCGCCGCGCCAGCGCGCCGGCGCTGCTGCACAAAGACCTGAACCTCGTGTTCAAGGCGGTGCGCGACTTCCTCACCAGCGACGTCGAGAGCGTCATCATCGACTCCAAAGAGCAGTACGAAGAGATCCGCTCGACCATGTCGCTGTTCGGCCCGCAGTATCTGAACCGCCTCAAGCTCTGGCAGGGCCCGGGCAATCTGTTCGAGGTGCGCGGCATCGACGAAGAACTGCAGAAACTGCTCAAGCCGAAGATCTTCCTGCCGTCGGGCGGCCACCTGGTCATCGAATCCACCGAAGCGCTGACCGTCGTCGACGTCAACACCGGCAAATTCACCGGCGGGCGCAATCTCGAAGACACTATCGTGCGCACGAACATCGAGGCCGCGGCCGAGATCGCGCGCCAGGTGCGCCTGCGCGACATCGGCGGCATCATCGTCGTCGACTTCATCGACATGGCGCACGAGCGCAGCCGCGAGCAGGTCATCGCGACGCTGTCGGAAGCGCTGCGGCGCGACCGCACGCGCAGCACCATCCAGATGTTCTCCAACCTCGGACTGCTCGAGTTCACGCGCAAGCGCGTCGGCAAGGACCTCGCCGGCCAGCTGCGCTCCGAGTGCCCCTACTGCGGCGGCATGGGCGATGTGATGTCGTCCGAGACGCTCGCCATCGGCCTGCTGCGCCAGATCCGCCAGAACGGCATCGATCAGGGCAGCGGCAAGAATTGGGATATCGTGACCGATCCATCGGTCGCGACGCAGCTCATGGGCTGGTATCGCGAAGAGTTCGAGAAGCTCGGCAAGTCGCTCGACTCGGATCTGCGCCTGTACGTGCAGCCGCAGCGCCACCGCGAACAAGTCCTGGTCGAACCGGCGCAGCGCCAGCGGCGCCCGATCGGCGCCGGCAAGGAAGTCGAAACGGATCTGCTGCCGGTGCGCATGCCGGACCCTGCGTCAGGCGTCGCCGTGGTCGATAACTGGCTAGTCGAAGTCAAGGATGCGGCCAACGGCGTCGGACAGACGGTCAAGCTTCGCATCACCGCAACGGACGGCGACTTGGTGCGCGCAGAGCTCGCCGAGCCGCTGCAAGTGGCCAAGCGCCGCCGGCGCCGTCGCGGCAAAGCCGCGGCAGAGTCGGAAGCGGCGGCTAAGCCCTTGCCGCCGGCGCAGCCCGCGCGTCTCGATCGCATCTCGGTGCCCGCCAACGTGTTCGGACTGGATGAAGACGAGGAAGAAGATTACACGATGCGTGGCCGGCCTGCCGGCAGCACGCGCGGGGTCAGCGCCTCGACCTCGGGGCGTACACCTGCTGGACGTGCGCCCGCTGGACGCACGCCGTCGCGTGCCGCCGATAGCCGGACGTCGCGCGGCGGACGCGGTCAACCGCGCGGCCGGCGCAGCCGCAGCGTCGCAGAAGACCGCGGCTTCAAGCCGCTGGTCGTCGGCGGCGAATCGGACATCGATTACGAGGATGATGACGAATCGTCGGTGGTGGTCGTGCCGGACAAGACCAAACCGGTAGCTCCCGTCGTGCCGCTGGTTCGCGAAGCTGCGCCAGACGACGCCGAGGGCGACGCTCCGCGGCGCCGCCGCCGTCGCGGCCGCGGTGGCCGCAAGCCTGCAGATGCTCGCGAGCTCGCACCGGCGCACGCCGAGGGCGAGATCGTCGCCGCTGCGGACGTCGACGAAGGCAACGGCGAGCCTGCGACCCACACCGAGCACGAACGCCGACCGCGGCGTTTCTCGGGGCCCATCCGCCAGCTCTACGGCGCGCCCGTCGAGCTCGGTCGCGAAACGCCGGAGCGCCCAGTCCGCGAGCGCGAAGAGCGCCATGGCCGCGAAGCCGATGAGCGGCGCGGTCACGGACGTGAAACGCCGCGCGAAAGAGAGCGAGATGAAACACGCGCGCCGCGCGAGGCGCGACCGCCGCGCGAGCCGCGACCCGTGGAACCAAAGGCGCCTCGCCCAGCCGAGGACATCGACGTAGACGACGAACTCGAAGCGGTCGTCGCACCGGCCCGTCCGGCCGCGATCGACATCGAGTTCCTGCCCGCGGGCAGCGTGCGTCCTCGTCGCGTCGACGAAGACCACGAGCGGCACCAAGACGGCCATGCGCACCGCGAACGCGATGAACGTGCACCGCGCGAACGCGATGAACGTGCACCGCGCGAGCGAGACGATCGCGCACCCCGTGAACGAGGCGGACGCGGCGGCGATCGCGATCGAGGCGGACGCGGAGGACGCGGCGGAGATCGCGACCGTTCAGGTCGCGGCGACCGAGCCGGGGCACGGGCGCCGCGCACCGGCCCGACGATGAAACAGCTCTATCCGCCGCCGGACGTGGAACCCGAAGCGCAGCCGCCCGACGACGGCAGCCCGGCGGTCAAGCCGGCTCCGTTCGGCAAACGCAGACCTTCGCACGGGGCGCTTTTCGGCGGCCCGGGGCACGCGCCGCCGAAAGGCAAAGTGCGCCAGCTCTATCCGCCCTCATTCGACGACGCAGAGACCGTCGTGGTCGATCGCGGCTTCGACCAGACCGGCGCGCCGTTCGAAGCGCAGATCGTGACCGCGCCTGAGCTTGAGCCGCCGGCATGGACCCGCAGCGGATTCGATGCCGACGATGAGAGCACGCGCGACGGCGGCTTGTTCGTCTCGGGAGAGCAAGAGCTCGAGGAGCGGCGTCGCCGCGCCCGCGAGCGCGCCGAACAGCGGCGGCTCGACGACGTGCACAAACCGGAACCCGAGGTCAACCCTCCGTACCACCTCGGCTTGGACGATCACGAGGAATAGCGATGGCGTGCATCGTCACGTTCAACGGCAAGACGCCGCGCATCGGCAAGGGCGCGTTCATCGCGCCCACCGCCGCGCTGATCGGTGATGTCGAGATCGGCGACGGGGCGAGCGTGTGGTTCGGTGCGGTCCTGCGCGGAGACGAGGCGGCGATCCGCATCGGCGCGCACACATCCGTGCAAGACAACGTCGTCATCCACGTCTATGAAGGCTTCGACACGGTGATCGAGGATCACGTCACGATCGGTCACGGCGCGATCCTCGAAGCGTGCCACGTCGGCAGCTACGCGCTCATCGGCATGAACGCCGTGGTGCTGGACCGGGCGAAGATCGGGGCGCACAGCCTCATCGCAGCAGGTTCAGTGGTGCTTGAGGATCAGGAGATCCCGAGCGGCCATCTCGCGGCCGGCGCGCCTGCGAAAGTGAAGAAGCCGATCGAGGGTGCTGCCGCCGGATGGCTCGAGGTGGCGTCCGATGCCTACAGCCGCCTGACGCGGCAGTATCGTGCGCAGGGACTCGGAATCGTCGACGAGCAGCTCGTCGAAGACTGATCCCCGAGGGAAGACTAGTAGTACGTGACCACGAGCGAGATCGATTGCAGCTGCGTCAGGCAGACGTGGTTCGCGTTGCCGTGCCACTGATCGTTCTCGTCATCGCCTCGTAGAACGAAACCGAAATTCGGCGGGGGTGCGGTGTTGCCCGTCCATTTCGCGACCGCGCTTGTGACGTCGATGCCGAAGTCGGGTCCCATGAAATCGCCCGGGGAGATGTAGCTCACCGAGCTGCTGAGGTCATTGTTCTGCCACCAGTGGTCCGTGGCGAGATCGACGATGGAGACGCAGGCCATCGGGCTCTGCGAGGACAGATGCCAGTGGCAATCCCAACTAGCGCAATCGTAGTCATGCCAAGATGACAACGCCGAAAGCTTGAGGATCGCTTTGCTGATCGGGTGGCCGGCAAGAGAAGAGAGATCGAAGAGCACGCCCGTGCGGTTCACCTGGTCTTCGTAGATGTCACCAAACGGGTTCTCGCCGTAGTGATCCGCGTATCCGACGTCGGCCGTGCCGTCGTAGAAGTCCTTCGGCGGGTCGGTATAGCCGATGGTGCCGGTCCGCAAGTCCCGCTCGCGCATCCAATGCAGGAGGTTGGTGGGTGAGAGCGTGACGGTCGTCGCCGTGCTGCTCGAACCTGCGCACGCCCAGTTGCTCAGCGCCGACTCGTTCGAGCCTTTGTAGGCGGTGGCCGCGTAGCATTTGCCGTTGAATCCGTCGCTTGGCGGGCTGAGCAATGCCAGCGTGACGGTCGCATCGTTCCCGTACGCTCCGTTCGAAGGCTGCAAGTCGTGGCGGCCGCCGTCGACGCGATAGAGCCGGTAGCCGTCGACCTTACAGCTCGGACAATTCCAGACCAATGCGAGCAGCCCGGCTTGCAGACCCGCGGTGCACGCCAAGCCGCCGCCGAACCCGCCGTGCGCGGAACACGTCGGCGTATCGTGCGTGATGCCCATGCCGCTCGGCGCCGGTACGAAGTTGGGATTGACGATCGTCGTGTGGCTCAGCCCGGTGTTCGCTCCGCCCATCGCCGGGTTGCTCTGTGTGCTTGCCGATTGGGCGGTAGTTGGGCCGATCGGACCGGCTGGAGCGACCGGCCCCACCGGCGCAACGGCGCGCGCGGTGAGCGCAGAAGACAGACACGCGGTGTTGCTCGTCGCGTTTTGCGCCGGAT includes the following:
- the minE gene encoding cell division topological specificity factor MinE, with the protein product MLDFINKFFRREEASKTQAKERLRLVLMSDRVSLAPDVFDSMKTEMLGVVRRYLDIDERGLDVHFENAERQFMLLANIPVLKVRPLAESGNGAAAADGTNGANGANGGFLFEASGTPPRSRRRKRRRKHHPQDQGPQPPGEPPQ
- the rodA gene encoding rod shape-determining protein RodA, encoding MLERPWYLSFNYPLAASAIALGAFGLVVIKSATLHEQGGHSDFMHQAVYLALGVIAMLALAFIDYHIWQRLAWPIYIVDILMLAAVALAGHQALGAQRWIGVGPFVFQPSEPAKLFTILALGAVLADPRRSWSRLRDLWLPLVIVAIPAALVMKQPDLGTALVLMAILSAMLFFALPNLLHFAAYAATVTAAGAIAVMTPYFLRGYQRQRLLVFLDPKHDPQGAGWSLIQSKIAVGSGELTGKGLYHGTQTQLGFVPEHATDFIFAVIGEELGFLGAMLLLGLYAVLLGTGTLAVSAARDKFGVLVAAGIIAMFAFHILVNIGMTVGIMPVTGIPLPFISYGGSSLITCFMAVGILLNIHLQRDKMQFD
- a CDS encoding Rne/Rng family ribonuclease, producing MKTEILISTDDWENRVAVLEEGALAEIYFEREEKVIGSIYKGRIENVLPGMGACFVNIGLGRNAFLYVDDIRRDPINIGEEEMTERRRGHTVGELLKVGDEILVQIVKEPRGLKGARVSTNISLPGRYLVLMPTGRYSGVSSRIEDEKERERLKLVMRRLRPEGMATIVRTAAAGVSEAELLADIGVQVRLWHSILESYRRASAPALLHKDLNLVFKAVRDFLTSDVESVIIDSKEQYEEIRSTMSLFGPQYLNRLKLWQGPGNLFEVRGIDEELQKLLKPKIFLPSGGHLVIESTEALTVVDVNTGKFTGGRNLEDTIVRTNIEAAAEIARQVRLRDIGGIIVVDFIDMAHERSREQVIATLSEALRRDRTRSTIQMFSNLGLLEFTRKRVGKDLAGQLRSECPYCGGMGDVMSSETLAIGLLRQIRQNGIDQGSGKNWDIVTDPSVATQLMGWYREEFEKLGKSLDSDLRLYVQPQRHREQVLVEPAQRQRRPIGAGKEVETDLLPVRMPDPASGVAVVDNWLVEVKDAANGVGQTVKLRITATDGDLVRAELAEPLQVAKRRRRRRGKAAAESEAAAKPLPPAQPARLDRISVPANVFGLDEDEEEDYTMRGRPAGSTRGVSASTSGRTPAGRAPAGRTPSRAADSRTSRGGRGQPRGRRSRSVAEDRGFKPLVVGGESDIDYEDDDESSVVVVPDKTKPVAPVVPLVREAAPDDAEGDAPRRRRRRGRGGRKPADARELAPAHAEGEIVAAADVDEGNGEPATHTEHERRPRRFSGPIRQLYGAPVELGRETPERPVREREERHGREADERRGHGRETPRERERDETRAPREARPPREPRPVEPKAPRPAEDIDVDDELEAVVAPARPAAIDIEFLPAGSVRPRRVDEDHERHQDGHAHRERDERAPRERDERAPRERDDRAPRERGGRGGDRDRGGRGGRGGDRDRSGRGDRAGARAPRTGPTMKQLYPPPDVEPEAQPPDDGSPAVKPAPFGKRRPSHGALFGGPGHAPPKGKVRQLYPPSFDDAETVVVDRGFDQTGAPFEAQIVTAPELEPPAWTRSGFDADDESTRDGGLFVSGEQELEERRRRARERAEQRRLDDVHKPEPEVNPPYHLGLDDHEE
- a CDS encoding gamma carbonic anhydrase family protein, whose product is MACIVTFNGKTPRIGKGAFIAPTAALIGDVEIGDGASVWFGAVLRGDEAAIRIGAHTSVQDNVVIHVYEGFDTVIEDHVTIGHGAILEACHVGSYALIGMNAVVLDRAKIGAHSLIAAGSVVLEDQEIPSGHLAAGAPAKVKKPIEGAAAGWLEVASDAYSRLTRQYRAQGLGIVDEQLVED